From a single Larus michahellis chromosome 18, bLarMic1.1, whole genome shotgun sequence genomic region:
- the NEUROD2 gene encoding neurogenic differentiation factor 2 produces MLTRLFSEPSLVPEVPKFAGWAEECEEEDARSEKEERAGKGCALPEEPPEGSLGESKEEGELGGDEEEEEEEEEGLEEAEGERPKKRGPKKRKMTKARLERSKLRRQKANARERNRMHDLNAALDNLRKVVPCYSKTQKLSKIETLRLAKNYIWALSEILRSGKRPDLVSYVQTLCKGLSQPTTNLVAGCLQLNSRNFLTEQGQEGGRFHGPNASFAVHPYPYPCSRLAAAQCPPAAGPGSHGLRTHSYCSSAYESLYGNASPDYNSSEYDGGLSPPLCINGNFSLKQDSSSPDHEKSYHYSMHYSALPGSRPAGHNLVFGSAGMRGGVHSENIFPYDMHLPHERGPMYEELNAFFHN; encoded by the coding sequence ATGTTGACGCGACTTTTCAGCGAGCCCAGCCTGGTCCCCGAAGTGCCGAAAttcgccggttgggccgaggagTGCGAGGAGGAGGATGCCCGCAGCGAGAAGGAGGAGCGGGCGGGGAAGGGCTGCGCCCTCCCGGAGGAGCCGCCCGAGGGTTCGCTGGgggagagcaaggaggaaggggagctaggcggggacgaggaggaggaggaggaggaggaggaaggcttggAGGAGGCGGAGGGCGAGCGGCCCAAGAAGCGGGGCCCCAAGAAGCGCAAGATGACCAAGGCGCGGCTGGAGCGCTCCAAGCTGCGGCGGCAGAAGGCGAACGCCCGGGAGCGCAACCGCATGCACGACCTGAACGCGGCCCTGGACAACCTGCGGAAGGTGGTTCCCTGCTACTCCAAAACCCAAAAGCTCTCCAAAATCGAGACCCTCCGCTTGGCCAAGAACTACATCTGGGCTCTCTCCGAGATCCTGCGCTCGGGCAAACGGCCCGACCTGGTTTCCTACGTGCAGACTCTGTGCAAGGGGCTGTCGCAGCCCACCACCAACCTGGTGGCCGGCTGCCTGCAGCTCAACTCCCGCAATTTCCTCAcggagcaggggcaggaggggggccgTTTCCACGGTCCCAACGCCTCCTTCGCCGTGCACCCCTACCCCTACCCCTGCTCGCGGCTGGCCGCGGCGCagtgcccgcccgccgccggccccggctcccaCGGGCTGAGGACACACAGCTACTGCTCCTCCGCCTACGAGAGCCTCTACGGCAACGCCTCCCCCGACTACAACAGCTCGGAGTACgacggggggctcagcccccccctcTGCATCAACGGCAACTTCTCCCTCAAGCAGGACTCTTCTTCCCCCGACCACGAGAAAAGCTACCACTACTCTATGCACTACTCGGCGCTGcccggctcccgccccgccggccacAACCTGGTCTTCGGTTCGGCGGGGATGCGCGGGGGGGTCCACTCCGAGAACATCTTCCCCTACGACATGCACCTCCCGCACGAGCGGGGCCCCATGTACGAGGAGCTCAACGCCTTCTTCCACAACTGA